One Candidatus Eisenbacteria bacterium DNA window includes the following coding sequences:
- the tpiA gene encoding triose-phosphate isomerase: MSRILAGNWKMNLGLEEARALYAAVAGAKPLYPRITTLVFAPATAIFALAEANRSKGGPAIGGQTCHPEPKGAFTGEISAEQLRDAGAEYVLVGHSERRRLFCESDQLTRAKLAAAWRASLIPVLCVGETLAERDRQETRTVIARQLQRALESVPARAPLYVAYEPVWAIGTGVVATPEQVAEAHVWVREELNGLGRKETGAPILYGGSVDPKNAASLAAIAEVDGFLVGGASLTAPSFLAIAAALDAAAAQGGARVH, translated from the coding sequence ATGAGCCGGATCCTGGCGGGCAACTGGAAGATGAATCTCGGCCTCGAGGAGGCGCGTGCCCTCTACGCGGCGGTGGCGGGAGCGAAGCCCCTGTATCCCAGGATCACGACGCTCGTGTTCGCGCCGGCCACCGCGATCTTCGCGCTCGCCGAGGCGAACCGTTCGAAGGGCGGTCCCGCGATCGGAGGGCAGACCTGTCATCCGGAGCCAAAGGGCGCGTTTACGGGGGAGATCTCGGCGGAGCAACTGCGCGACGCGGGGGCGGAGTACGTCCTCGTCGGGCACTCGGAGCGGCGGAGGCTCTTCTGCGAGAGCGACCAGCTCACCCGCGCGAAGCTCGCCGCGGCGTGGCGCGCGAGCCTGATCCCGGTCCTCTGCGTCGGCGAGACCCTGGCCGAGCGCGACCGGCAGGAGACGCGCACCGTGATCGCGCGGCAGCTCCAGCGGGCCCTCGAGTCGGTTCCCGCGCGCGCCCCGCTCTACGTCGCGTACGAGCCCGTGTGGGCGATCGGCACCGGGGTCGTGGCGACGCCCGAGCAGGTCGCCGAGGCGCACGTCTGGGTGCGGGAGGAGCTGAACGGGCTGGGCCGGAAGGAGACCGGCGCGCCGATCCTGTATGGAGGCAGCGTGGATCCCAAGAACGCGGCGTCGCTCGCGGCCATCGCGGAGGTGGACGGGTTCCTCGTGGGCGGGGCGTCCCTCACGGCGCCGTCCTTTCTGGCGATCGCGGCCGCTCTGGACGCGGCGGCGGCTCAGGGCGGGGCTCGGGTTCATTGA
- the secG gene encoding preprotein translocase subunit SecG has protein sequence MSGFMIGLISVLHVLTCVALMVTILLQSGKGGGLAGSFGGGTSQTLFGGRGAATFLSRGATILAVVFFLTSLTLGLSSSRSTAVGGRSLIQEEARQRAREGQQAAPAAPPMGGSQAPGQGVGAPPAGTPAATTPQATAPQTTTPRPATQQAPAPNAQQQAPSAPTPPATAPSTQTQPPASQEGTQAPQGNGTP, from the coding sequence ATGTCCGGCTTCATGATCGGTCTCATATCCGTCCTTCACGTCCTCACCTGCGTCGCGCTGATGGTCACGATCCTGCTCCAGTCCGGAAAGGGAGGCGGCCTCGCCGGGAGCTTCGGCGGCGGCACGAGCCAGACCCTCTTCGGCGGGCGTGGCGCGGCCACGTTCCTGAGCCGGGGCGCCACCATCCTCGCGGTCGTGTTCTTCCTGACGTCGCTCACCCTGGGACTCTCGTCCTCGCGGAGCACCGCGGTCGGGGGAAGGAGCCTCATCCAGGAGGAGGCGAGGCAGCGCGCCCGCGAGGGCCAGCAGGCGGCGCCCGCGGCGCCTCCGATGGGCGGCTCTCAGGCTCCGGGCCAGGGTGTCGGCGCTCCTCCGGCGGGCACACCTGCTGCGACGACGCCCCAGGCAACCGCGCCGCAGACGACGACGCCCCGGCCGGCCACGCAGCAGGCGCCGGCTCCGAACGCGCAGCAGCAGGCGCCCAGCGCGCCGACGCCTCCCGCGACGGCTCCGTCGACCCAGACGCAGCCGCCCGCGTCACAAGAGGGCACGCAGGCTCCTCAGGGGAACGGCACGCCGTAG